From the Nerophis lumbriciformis linkage group LG05, RoL_Nlum_v2.1, whole genome shotgun sequence genome, the window CCAGTTTTTTAGTGTGTACACTTTGGCACCATGCTAGAGTGGCATATTCTGCGGCACTGTAGACTAGGGTGGAGGGTGGACGTATTGGCTCCCCAGGATGAGCATGCCAGACGACGAAGGAGGTTATTTCTAGATAACACTTTGGCAAGTAGAGATTCAAAGTGTTGTCTGAAGGTCAGTTGCCAACCTAGTTTTATCCCAAGTATGTTGGAGTAGGATTATAATGCAGAGGTGTCCTGTTAACGTTGACTGTAAGCTGGCACCGAGGTTCCTTGTTGTTCAGGTGCAAACCTGTAGTGGTGGTTTTTGCCATGCTCCGCTTCAGTCTCCAGGTCCTGAGATAGGCTGCTAACAATGCCATGTCTGCCGTGAGCACATCTTCTGTTTTCGACCAGCATCTGTCAGAGTGAAGAAGAGCGAGGTCGTCGGCATATCCATACTGCAGAGATGTTGTGCATGGCAGGTCactaatgtaaatgttaaataacaTGGAGGCCAGTACTGATCCATGGGGAACTTAGTTTCTTAGGCGGTTTCGGCGGCTGGACTGTCCATCGCTTCTTCAGTATAAAACTGTGATTTGCGAGCATGTTGGCGATGAATCGCACTAGGTTTCGAGCAGGTATGATTTCGGAGTTTCAGAATCAGGCCCTGGTGCCACACTGTCGTAGGCTGCAGTCAGTGTAGCACCTTTTTCAAAACTGACTTCAATGTCATTTGAAAGCTTCACAATGTGTTGTACAGTGCTGCGTCCGGGATGGATGCCTGCTTGGGTGTCAGGAAGTTGAGGTTCCACAACTGGTTTCAACCGAGCAAGAAGGATTTGTTCGAGGAGCTTGAAGGGGACGCAGAGGAGTGAAATAGAGCCGTAGTTCTTTGGGTCAGCTGTAGGTTTGTTTGGTTTTGGCAGAGCAATGACGGTAGCCTTCCGCCAGATCTTGGGTATCGACTGACAAAGGAGACAGGAGGAGTAGAACACCTGCCAGTCCAGGCATTTCTGCCCAGTGTATAAGAAACTGAGGTGGGATATTGTCAGGGCCTTGGGCCTTTCCTAGGCCTTGCTGGACGTGAACCATTCCCTACACAACCTTGTTCAGAACTCTCAACTTGACCGCCAACGCCTGCCCTCTCGCCACCCTTTCTCTTGCCATGCAGCAACTCTTTACGGCTACAATATCAACATCCTTGACAGATGGAGAACTGGCTGGCAGGAGACCCCACGACCCACTCAATTTACAGTATGCCCTAACTCATTGTTGCCTCCAGGTGCAAACCTGCCTTACAGAGAATGGGTAAATCTAAAGCGGCTACGAACTGGAGTCGAGCGTTTCAACTCTGACATGTACCGTTGGGGGCTGCGCCAATCAGTAGCCTGCCTATGTGGCCACACTGAGCAGACTGCACACCACATACTCCACAAGTGCCCCACCCTACGCTCACCTGAGGACAGACTCCTTGACCTGCTCAACCCCACCGCTGACACAGTGAGCTGGCTGCAACGCCTGACCCAAACTGCATAGTTGCCTCATAcgcaagtagaagaagaagaagaatatccCATTCTCCCAAGCCTTGTTTGAGTCAATGTCAAACTTCAGAATTGCCAGTACATGTGTTCCATTGTAGGTGGACTTTGCAGGATCTCAGTCCATTACTGCATAGTGAGTTTTACTTATATTTTTCTTGGTGACTGTAACTCCCAACTCTCTTGTCATCATTAATCTGTTCCTTGTAATTCTGGGCTGGTTCCTCACCTTTCTCTAAATCATCATTATTCTAGAATGCTTGCTGATTGGTAGGGTATCAAATACTTATTTACCGCAgtccaatacaaatgtatttataaGATTTATTTACTGTTTATATCTTCTGTTGGGGGGTAAAATGACAAAATCAGTAAAATTTAAAATAATGATTTAAATAATGATAGATGTCAACATAGCAGGTCAAGTCTATTTTTACTTTGCAGAAATGATAGTGTCAACAGTGGCTGAGGAGGGAAGGCCAGAAGGACAGGTTAGTTTGAGTAGTTCACATTATAAGCATGCTTCAAGCAAACAAagacatgtgtttgtgtgtgtgttgcattcAGGACCCCAGCCAGTATGTTTTAAGTCAAATGGAAGCCCTGGAAGCAGAACAAAACCACATAGATAGCAGAGCTGCAGTTGTGGAGAGGAGTCTCAGACAACTCATGGACACAAGTAGCTAACAAAGAGCGTCTTCATTAATTTGTAAAATTGACACAAATTGTGTGTGAATGATCTTGTGTGTCGCCTTTACAGGCAGTGACAAGGTGCAAGAGGAGCGACTTATTCAAGAATGGTTCACACTGGTCAACAAGAAGAATGCATTGATAAGACGACAGGATCATCTGCAGCTGCTGTAAGACTTTAACTGGAGATAAGTGAAACACATACAGTATAGAACATGTCTGTTTGGCATTTATGACATTCACCAAAATAAGGAGGTACCGTACCTGTTTAATTTCTGAAAAGTACAGTAATAATGAAAGTTTTGTGATTGACAGGCTGGAGGAACATGATTTGGAAAGAAGGTTTGAGCTGTTAACCAAAGAGCTGCGAGACATAATGGCCCTTGAAGGTTTCTCTTTCTTACAGTGCTATGAAGTCCtcacaagtttaaaaagtcattgTTGTTTTGGATGCTTTTCAGAGTGGCAGAAGACATTGGCCCACAAGCACAGGGAGCAGCTGCTGCTCCAGGAGCTGGTGTCACTGGTCAACCAGAGAGACCAGCTGGTCCACAGTATGGACGCCAAGGAGAGAGGGTGAGAGGAGGAGCTCGCCGAACTTTTCACACGTTGATGTCGGCCATTAAACACACCGTCTTTCCTTATGTCTTCAGTGCTCTTGAGGAAGACGAGCGCCTGGAACGAGGCCTGGAGCAGCGCAGGAGGAAGTACGCCCAGCAGCAGCAGGACAAGTGTGTGATCCAGTGATCTTTACAAAAGGCTGTGGGTGGGTCCATGTGGCACTTTGCTGTCATATTGCTGCCTCTTTGCTCCTGTCTTCATGACTACAGATTTATATACTTTTAGGATGAGTTATTTTTCAAGTGTTGTTGTTGGGAAGTGCCTTTTAAGACCGTGAACAAGTGACTCCATTTTAAATGTACAGTTTTATCCTTTGACTTTCTGTAAGTCCTTTTAGTGCCAATACATCCACACAAGAGTGGAGAAGCATAGTATACAACTTACAACGAAACATTGCATGTGACCTCTCTTGTAAAAGCCAGCATAGTTTACAGTGTCCTTACAGGAATATTGCTGCTTCATAATTTTTTAATCGTTGATTGGATGCCTGTAGTTAAGCGTAATCACCAATGGATGGCACCAAAAGCCACATTTTCTGTTAAGGGACATGCTTTGTTGGAAAAGATTATTAtacaagggacaagtggtagaaaatggatggatggacttacatTTCCATTAATACGCTAAAAACCTATATTGGATGACTTTAACTTAAAAAGTGTATACCCAAAGTACAGTAACTGTTACATAATATATTTAAAGCTTTATTTGTATTGTGCCTTGTCACTGTAAAGTGAAAAGGGATCTCTTTCCTTTTTAATGTGCCTTTTTACTACTAGATATCGGCTCAAACAACCTTGCATCAATTTTTTCCCCAGTTTGTAATTGTCTATTCATGGTTTTGGGAGCCTTTTGTAGGTGCAGAATTTGCAAAGACCAAGTGTTAACACATTTAGGTTTATTATGTTACCATCGACAGCAGCCTAAATCACTTTCACGGCTGCAAACAGGAGGATAAGGGCAAGGAATGCCGTATTTAAGTTGTCTTTAATTTATTGCTTTCTTTTAAGATTTTACTATTTATTCAATTTGTCGCCTGCAGACgtgtcttttttttcccctccgaACCCAAATTATGCACTTGTTATTGCTGCATTGCACCTTAAAACATGACATAGGAACTGCAGTCGTACaaatgatgtacagtatgtatgaaaCATTTGGAAAGCATCTGGAAATAGCAAGTTATACATACATGCAAGTCAGGATGCTCTAAAATAGGActagttttgaatgaaagaagtATTCCCTATTGTCAAAAGTTTTTTGCAGTTATGCTTGTTGTTCAAAAGAGTACTGACTGTTACTTTcaggttgttttcatccttcatATGCACATTTTGTCACGTTTGGAAAAGATTTCAGTGCCTGCACAACTGCAAATTGTTTGcattaaatatatctattttagtgtgatttttgccTTGTCCAGAGTGGTGGATTTGATTGGCAGACACAAGCATCAGAAAGTGGGGCTAACGAGACACAATTGCACACATTTCCCATCATGTGAGCTCTTGTTGCATGGGTTTCTTTCCAAAGAAATGGTGAAATATAAAATTGCCCACAAAAAAGAGGAACAATTAAAAGACCATGTTTTTATTTGGAAAAGAGGAACAATTTAAATAGGATGTTTTTatttggagctatgtttaaaaCATATTCTGGGAGAAAGTTAAAATGACTTAATTAAAGCATGtccatttattttctttttttggacAATAGGACTCAATTGTTGATGAACAAATTACATTTAACGTAATTgatcttttaattttaattattttaaaaagaaattaacatgatttaattgttaaaataacatttaaaattttAGCTGAATTCTTCTTCaacatgtatattattattattacctttgGAGTTGTAATTGCATGTTCTTGAGAAGCAGTATGAGAAATTTATAGGAAGTTCCTTAGAAGAAGTCTCAAACACAGACATAGACGTCACTTTTCGGAAGAACAGGCGGTGCATGTAAAGTGTTTGCGGCAACTTCTTGCCATAAACACTTTGTGCAACATGGCGGATTGTTACACTGTGCTCAAGTGTGTGTCAACTTTAAGCTTCTTGTGGATGAAGGTGTTGGGAACACACCAAGCAGAAGAAGGTGAGTGTTGTGTGACTTACTTATTTCAATGAGGAAAAATGGTTTTACACttgaatcctcttcctctttagtgGAACTGTTCTATTCCGAGAGACACAGCCGTCTCAGCTGGACGTCTGAGCCCCGCAGAGCAGTAAGTTGAAGCCCATTTGCTATATTTGCATTCACAGTGCAGCCATTTAGCTGAGATACCTCCTGTCTCTCTCAGTGGACTGAGATTCTGCTCAGAAATGCTGCAATGCGTCCAGTTCCGGTTCTCCAAGCATGTGGGAAGCAAAGAACAAGAACTCTTCTAAGTCAATGGATAGAGCGTAAAGATGCGCGTCATCTCCTAATGGACATCACTTTTGCACAGCAAAAGGAGCCATCCGGTGAGAATGGCAGTCTGCAAATTCACTTGTTTGACTCAGATGCACCCGCCACAAGATTCTTAGACAGTCTGACTGCAGTGAAACTTCAGGACTCCAGGCCATTTCACTCCAATGCCTCACTCAGCCAGGTCAATCAGCACCTGATGCACAGCTTGGGGCTGAGCCTGGGTGTTGTAAGCCGCGTTGGTTTCCAGCTGGGGTTTTCCTACTCAGCAACATGTGTGCTGGTCACCTCAATCAGGCTTTACTACAAGAGGTGCCCTGCGGTCCACACAGACCTTGTCTGGTTTGACAGCGCTGTGGCTGCACCAGAATCTGCTGTAGGTATTTGTGTGGAAAACGCTGAGACGCTTTCTCTGCCCGAGAAGAAGTGTGACGCATTTGGATTGTGGGGTCCTTTGCAAGGCGGATGTACATGCAAAGCTGGACATCAGGCCATGAATGGAACCTGTCAAGGTAGAGTgacaacagcatgaagaaacagaattgTCCAGATGTTCTCATGCACAATATGTCCCTATTAGCATGCAGGAGGGGCTACTATAAAGCAGCCAAGGAGCATGGAGAGTGCCGAGCATGCCCACCAAACAGCAGGACGCTCAAAGAGGGATCGGATAGGTGTGACTGTTTGCAGGGCTTCCACCGTCTTCTACATGACCCAGATGACCTCGGCTGCACCAGTAAGAAAGATTCAAGTAACTTTTTATCGTTCTGTATGGACAACAACATTTCATTAGAGATGCAAGATGACACCAGGAAAGGCTGcgctaaagtttaaaaaaaaaatgacggaGAGTCCGCAGGAACAAAAATTCTGACTATTACCCTCAGCTCTATCTGCTGGTACTGTTGCCCCCTCACATAACTAATTGTTCCTGTCTTCACCAGAGCCCCCCTCTGCGCCTGGCAATCTAATGGCACATCATCTCAACAACTCTGTCCTAAACCTAACGTGGGATCCTCCTCATGATTGGGGCGGTCGACAGGAAGTGATGTATCGAGTTAAATGCGAGGAGAAAGCGGAGAGTGAAGATGGCCAGTGGGCGGAATGTGGGCGTGGAGTGTTTTTTTCCGCTGACTCAGCTGGGCTGACCAGCACTTCCGTGAGAGTCATGGGACTCGAACCACACAATGACTACAGGCTGACTGTTCACGGATGGAATGACGTCTCCAACCTGATGGGGGCGCCACCTTCATCTTCTGCCTCTGTAATTATTCATAAATGTATGTACCAGTGACTTAAAACAAACATTTGACATGACATTCCAATTCATATTCACTATActtagtatataataatataattttttatagAGTTGGCTTGCATTTTTTCTATGCCGCACAGGGAAAGTTCCTCCAGTGGTGATGACGACGGCGCCGATCCTAAAAGCCCCTGGAAATGATGTGACTGTTGCTCCACAAAGTCACTTCAACACATGGCTGACTCTTGGTGTTTTTTTTGGCAGCCTGCTCTGCTTTTCGATAGTTGCTGTTGTCCTTAAGTGTAGGAATGACCAGAAAGTCAggtgaaaaaaaaagtaatgagaAGGGCTTTTCACATTTTTACAGATCATTTCATCAACAATATTTACACATAGGTCAGAGGTCCAGGAAATGCAACTTTTGCCTATCAACACTGGAACTTCCTACAGACTCCCACAAGAGCGACAGGCACCGCCCCCACAGGTTCATGGAGGTGTTGATTTTCATAATCAAAAGACCCAAGATAGAGGTGAGGTCAAACGTCACCTATTTTTATTGACATTAGgtgtgtcccgatctgatattgatatcggagATTGGTCTAATACCAGCAAAAAACAAGTATGGAATTATATCTGCTTTCTTGCAGGCATGCTATATGTTTGTGAGAACGCAGAAATCACACAGTGTTCTTAAATGTTCATTTTTCTTGTCAAaccttttttaatataaaaatattactaaaaaaaaCCGATCCAAACAAAATTTGTTTAATGCTTCCCTCAGCCACAGGTACTCGCTattcctcttgcctaaacgccaCACCGAGTTACAGGACGAAGAGACGCTCAAAAGCACCGAAACAAGCTCACTAGTTAGCTAACCATCTAGCGAGCTGACTTGTTGGCGCCAGTGTTGGCAACTTGGCGACTTTGTTGCTAAAGTCTGGCAACTGTCCAATCCTCTTGgcgactttttttttgtaaacagctactaCTGACAAATCTAGCGACTTTTTCCTGATGTTAAGAGACTTTGTTTTATGTCCTGGAGActttttgtgtcttggagactgaGGTGAGAGCACACAGCAGTTACTTTCCTCAGCGAGCAGtatggggcagggccgacatccaggcaactgagctacatacgggttcttcgagccatagcaacctgactggcgttgaaaacaaaccgtcgccattactctttaacctgtcgacctgcgctgattaaacccgtcattctgcctccaaaatgccaaaaaactgttgtttttggttgtccaaaccacaactggaaacagggaaaacaagggtcgtattttgttctgccaaagcgagctaaaagcccacagagacgagacaaatggctcgcagctttacaccgggaaaacgaggacggttctcactggagtcccccaaaatcccgggtcgtgtgttcggatcacttcgtttctggtaaatataaggaacaaaaatccaccttcttaaccacaacttggtccatgctaatgttgaacccgttgaatttttactgaataacgttcgacagctgaagttgttgttgttgcacaacaataacatacggtataaaggctatttccagtaattcagcaaataataaatcataatactgaactgaatttgaatgagctctctacagatataataaatatacagatactggtagccaccgcgtcatccttattatcatttatcaacataccttgggtgatttaaccatttttatgtgatttattcgttatataacaaccgaagctaacaaccgacctggtgcgcttgtgaggtagacataaagatttccaaattccatgtccggccattgtgtaggattatcagtccacgcatctgctggaaggcggtaagggcagtcgtttaatccaactacagaacattttaactcgtatcttaacctagcctcactggaaagactatttacataatcatacgccatttagaacagtttaaaatgccgtgaaacctcgttaaatgccttttctgtcaatgctgtgttcgctgtgagctggtttgttttcaatgaattcaatatggcgaccgcgttgctaggggattggagggcggaagtgacgtaggtccgccctcgcccattGGGTGATGTCGGTCAGTTGGTGCTGCTGCTGCGCGAGCAGAATGGAGACCCTCACAGGGCGGGAATTGCGGAGGTTCACGCATGCGCAAATCAATTGCCGTCCGGTCTTTTATAGTGCGTTCCATCTGTAGTGGGAAGATCAAAATTTCCAAATTCCTAGCCAGAAGTTTCGACtgtaatttaaaatgtaaatgtttctttACTGTCACACTTACACAAAGCACTGAATTTGATTTGCCTACAGTACACACCCTCAGTCACTTACTCACCTCGCCTGTGTGTTGTACAGCCAGCTAGCTAGCTCATCATGTCAGTGAGTGCAGAGAGGCGACGCACACGCCTCCAAACTGCACATGAAATTTGCATGTGCAAAGTTGCCACTTTTTCTGCCATGGTTTACAGAGCGAGATGTAAATGTGAATATTTCTTTACAGTCATGTCAAGCTAATATAAATCACTGCAACGTCCAAATTCCATCGTTCATGGAATACTCTAAAATTTAATTATGTAgaacaacatttatttaaaaacaactaaaaattaTAAGAAGAAAGTTAATTTGCCGTTGTAATCATgcttataatttttttgtaaatcaCTTTAGTGTCTCTCCTACTGCGCCCATTGCAATAAATTATGCAAAATAAGGTGATGACGGCATCTAGCAACTTCTAGCGACTTTTGggacagccaatagctactttccttGCTGAGGAGTTGGCAGCACTTGTTGTCGCCTCCGTTCGCTCTCCaagccacaacgttgacggcttcccactttgctgctaatcatatttggatgcttACGATCCCaacactgttagttccgaaccagttCTTAGTTCTAGAGTTTTTATTAATAGCCAGCAAGAAgatatatttttgacgtgacggattgtaaacagaggtcacatcACAAGCAGTAGATTACCCAAGGGGACGTGGATAGAGTTGCTGAGTTATTTGTATGCATGTGCTGGAGTTTTGCGTTACATTTTCAATTATATTTATGTGAGTAAATTATCTACCAAAAAACCTACACattctgtggtacattacatgggatatgtaagtgtcaaaaagagacAAAAGAGGTTAGGAGATGTGAATAAATCTTAAGGTAAAATATggcgtagaaatgcacccaattgcaggaaatgtagtcttgactttcaaaatgttctgtcagggtttgcgtggcagcactttgtgctgatataaatgtttcttttttttttactcaattttcctttttttatgtcAAAGTGTGCTCACATCCCCCTGTTCTTCTTTGATATAAGTCGtcaagcctgtttacttgtgtaaaGCTGAACAGCTAAATGTCCTCCAGTAAgcatgtattttagtcaagtaatttaaaaaaggaaaacatggtaggctagcagctacacaacagctaagcacacaatagcacacatgcTAGACATACATGATAAGTGTCTTTAATAAACCGTTTTGGAGTCTAAACCACaacgtttgtaaacattaacaagtatcaaataattaatgttgcatattacttacacatacatagtctccaaggcaaaagcgtactagaaagtatccagtaacaaatgtagcCGCATCATTCCACTTAATGCGTCATGAGTTAGAcataataaattattgtgaccactaggtgttgccaaaaaaataaatgacCACTCAACTTCAATTTATAGATCCCATTAGTCCATGCCAGTGTATAAATGGGTTAGCAATATCATGGCTAATAAGAAGCTAGAACACAATTTAatccagaacaatatttaatgttttttctggtgtgtgtgtgtgtgtgtgtgtgtgtgtgtgtgtgtgtgtgtctaatataatatttataatgtgttatttttttgaataaaacttggttaaaagatttcagtataagtatttagaaattttgagcacatttaaaaatatatatatatataccggtatatatgtgtatatacactatattgccaaaactaTTTGGGCACCTGCCTTGACtaacatatgaacttaaagtgccatctcattcctaaccaatagggttcaatatgatgtcggtccaccttttgcagctattacagcttcaactcttctgggaaggctgtccacaaggttgcggagtgtgtttataggaattttagaccattcttccaaaagcgcattggtgaggtcacacactgatgttggtcgagaaggcctggctttagtctccattctaattcatcccaaaggtgttctatcgggttcagttcaggactctgtgcaggccagtcaagttcatccacaccagac encodes:
- the LOC133605943 gene encoding ephrin type-A receptor 4-B; its protein translation is MADCYTVLKCVSTLSFLWMKVLGTHQAEEVELFYSERHSRLSWTSEPRRAWTEILLRNAAMRPVPVLQACGKQRTRTLLSQWIERKDARHLLMDITFAQQKEPSGENGSLQIHLFDSDAPATRFLDSLTAVKLQDSRPFHSNASLSQVNQHLMHSLGLSLGVVSRVGFQLGFSYSATCVLVTSIRLYYKRCPAVHTDLVWFDSAVAAPESAVGICVENAETLSLPEKKCDAFGLWGPLQGGCTCKAGHQAMNGTCQACRRGYYKAAKEHGECRACPPNSRTLKEGSDRCDCLQGFHRLLHDPDDLGCTKPPSAPGNLMAHHLNNSVLNLTWDPPHDWGGRQEVMYRVKCEEKAESEDGQWAECGRGVFFSADSAGLTSTSVRVMGLEPHNDYRLTVHGWNDVSNLMGAPPSSSASVIIHKWKVPPVVMTTAPILKAPGNDVTVAPQSHFNTWLTLGVFFGSLLCFSIVAVVLKCRNDQKVRSEVQEMQLLPINTGTSYRLPQERQAPPPQVHGGVDFHNQKTQDRGTSEEESVARLLEGLSDSLIANLRDVLVERNKLTVGKWLGKGEYGSVFEGLFSAEDNMHVRVAVKTMRVGMYSQEDLGEFLREAESMKNFDHDNVVRLLGVTLQKEQDSPVAIPMVILPYMKHGDLRRFLIAMRYGDIPMFLPPQSLLRFMVDISAGMDYLNSQGFLHRDLAARNCMLGDDLVVRVADFGLSRKIHSSNYYRQQKSVRVPVKWLAIESLSDMVYTTKTDVWSFGVTMWEIASLGRTPYPGVQNHELLNLLLSGHRLRRPDDCDHKLYEIMQSCWDEEQTRRPGFKELGEKLEALLRELPILDACQEAFYINQGLEAAAAVSENQQTCCQARGKNLYQSSPLDEV